The genomic interval ATCCTGATTCTGTTTGGTGCACTGCCACCGGCAGTATTGAATTATCTGGTGGCCGAACGCTACAAGCAGCAGCCTGATCTGGTGGCATCGATGGTGATTTACGGTAATGCGTTCAGCGTGGTGATTATTCCGCTGGCGCTGGCCTGGGTTTTATAAACACCCATCATTTCAGATGGGTGTCCAGGCAATGCGTATGCCTTCAGGCGGGTGTCCTGGCAATGTTCGCTTACATCCGTTCCATGACTTCAATACCCAGCAGATCAAGCCCACAACGCAGGGTACTGGCAACGCCGTGAGACAACCGCAGACGGCTGTCACGTACCGCTGGATCAACACCCTCTTTGAGAATGGCGCAGTTTTCATAGAAGCTCATGGTCAGACCGGCCAGATCATAGAGGTAAGCACACAGAGAATGCGGCATGGCTTCGCGGTAAACCTGCAACAGTACTTCCTCAAACTGCGCCAGTTTTAATGCCAGCGCGCGTTCCTGCTCGTGTTCCAGAACAATCGCAGCGCGCAGGTAGGCATCAGACTCACCAGCCTTACGGAAAATCGACTGTATCCGGGTATAGGCATATTGCAGGTAAGGTGCGGTATTACCCTCAAAACTGAGCATGGCATCCCAGTTGAAGACATAATCGTTGGTCCGGGTTTTTGACAGATCGGCGTATTTCACCGCGCCTATGGCCACTTTACGGGCCACTTCCTGCTGCTGTTCAGCGTCCAGCTCCGGATTCTTTTCCGCCACCAGTTTTTCGGAACGCTCAATGGCCTCATCCACCAGCTCGGCCAGTTTCACCGTGCCACCACTGCGGGTTTTGAACGGTTTGCCATCGGCTCCCATCATCATTCCGAAAGCGCAATGCACCAGTTCCACCGCATCGGGCGCATAGCCAGCTTTGCGCGAGAGCGTGAATAACTGTTTAAAGTGCAGTCCCTGCCGGGCATCCGTAAAAATCAGAATGCGATCAGCCTTGAGGGTTTGAATCCGAAACTGCATGGCGGCCAGATCGGTCGTGGCATAGAGAAAACCACCCCCCTGTTTCTGCACGATGTAGGCACCGGGTTTGCCGTCTTTATCAGCAAACTCTTCCAGAAACGCCACCTTGGCCCCCTGATCCTCAACCACCAGCCCTTTGGCTTCGAGATCGGCCACGGTGCTGGCCAGCTGATCGTTATAATAACTTTCGCCACGCACATCCTCGCGGCTCAAGGAAACATTGAGGCGTTCATACAACTCCTCACTGTGTGCCAGCGACAACTGAATGAACTGCTGCCATAAGGCATACACACCCTCATCACCGCGTTGCAGTCTGACCACATATTCACGGGCCTTGTCGGCAAATGCCGGATCCTCATCAAAGTGTTTTTTGGCCTGCTGATAAAAGCTTTCCAGATCCTTGAGCTGGAATGATTGTGAGGTCTCAGACAGAGTCTCTTCCAGTTCGGCAATCAACATGCCGAACTGAGTACCCCAGTCTCCGATATGGTTCTGGCGAACCACCCGATGACCCAGAAACTCACTGAGACGGGCCATGGCATCACCAATAATGGTGGAACGCAGATGCCCTACGTGCATCTCCTTGGCCAGATTGGGTGCGGAATAATCGATGACAATGGTCTGCGCCGGCTCCGCTGCCTGAACGGTCAAGTGGGCATCGGTGCTGATCTCCTCGCTGATGCCAGCCAGCCAGGCAGAGGACAGATAAATATTGATGAAACCCGGTCCGGCGATTTCAACTTTATCGGCCAGACCAGTCAGATCCAGGTGTTGAATGATACTGTCTGCGATCTGGCGAGGATTGCTTTTCATGGCCTTGGCCGCGGCCATGGCTCCATTGGCCTGATAATCACCGAATTGCGGATTCTTGCTCAGCGCCAGATTCGGGCCAAATTCAGCAGGAATACCTGCCGCCGCCATCGCCGCCGCCACTTTTTCACTCAATAACGCTCTAATATTCATCGCCAAAAACCATTTACCGGATCTCTATTGGGCGCGGAATTCTACTGGAATTGTCCGGGGTTTGAAATTGCCGCTTACTCGTGCAGCTGCATACCACCGTCATCCTGTCACGCATGGCCGGTCTGTACCTGCCATTGACTCCAGTAATTGCCCTGACGATCAATCAGATGCTGGTGATTGCCCTGCTCCACAACCTGACCCTGCTCGATCACATAAATACAATCTGCCGCCACGATCGTGGAAAGCCGGTGGGCAATGACAATCACCGTACGACCATGGGAAATATGCGCCAGAGAACGCTGAATAGCCGCTTCGGTTTCATTATCGACAGCACTGGTGGCTTCATCGAGAACCAGAATCGCCGGGTCTTTGAGCAGCGCCCGCGCCAGCGACAAACGTTGCCGCTGACCACCCGACAGTTTGACGCCACGCTCCCCGACCAGCGTATCGAGGCCATCAGGCAGGCGCTCGATAAATTCCCAGCTTTCTGAGGTTTTGGCGGCGGCAATCACATCGGCATCGCTGGCACCAGGCCGGCCATAAGCAATGTTTTCCCGAATACTGCCTTCGAACAAAAATACATCCTGGCTGACCAGACCGATGTTTTCACGCAGGGTTTTCAACGTAACAGTGGTGATATCCAGCCCGTCTATCCGGATGGTTCCCTGCCCCGGCTGATAAAACCGCAACAGCAATTTGATAAGCGTGGATTTACCGGAACCGGTCGCGCCGA from Gynuella sunshinyii YC6258 carries:
- the argS gene encoding arginine--tRNA ligase produces the protein MNIRALLSEKVAAAMAAAGIPAEFGPNLALSKNPQFGDYQANGAMAAAKAMKSNPRQIADSIIQHLDLTGLADKVEIAGPGFINIYLSSAWLAGISEEISTDAHLTVQAAEPAQTIVIDYSAPNLAKEMHVGHLRSTIIGDAMARLSEFLGHRVVRQNHIGDWGTQFGMLIAELEETLSETSQSFQLKDLESFYQQAKKHFDEDPAFADKAREYVVRLQRGDEGVYALWQQFIQLSLAHSEELYERLNVSLSREDVRGESYYNDQLASTVADLEAKGLVVEDQGAKVAFLEEFADKDGKPGAYIVQKQGGGFLYATTDLAAMQFRIQTLKADRILIFTDARQGLHFKQLFTLSRKAGYAPDAVELVHCAFGMMMGADGKPFKTRSGGTVKLAELVDEAIERSEKLVAEKNPELDAEQQQEVARKVAIGAVKYADLSKTRTNDYVFNWDAMLSFEGNTAPYLQYAYTRIQSIFRKAGESDAYLRAAIVLEHEQERALALKLAQFEEVLLQVYREAMPHSLCAYLYDLAGLTMSFYENCAILKEGVDPAVRDSRLRLSHGVASTLRCGLDLLGIEVMERM